A single region of the Euzebya rosea genome encodes:
- the thrS gene encoding threonine--tRNA ligase, with product MSAHPASPPAPVSRSAPGGAAELPDHRRIGRQLGVFATEESVGAGLPLWLPAGAAIRSALEAFVIELERRHGYRHVHTPVLGKRELYERSGHWAHYRDDMYPPMGVGEEQVVLRPMTCPHHVLVFQAERPALDELPYRLAELAPMFRYERSGVVGGLSRTRQMTLSDGHVFCTPEQIHDEISDMLAMVGDAYDTLRIPRPRFRLSLRDDGPKFVDDDELWARSEDALRSVLRAHDVDVVEAPGEAAFYGPKIDLQVTDPRGRDETLSTIQVDFHLPERFDLVARRGPERVRPVMIHRSIASTMERMVAHLLEVHDGALPPWLAPVQVRVLPIQPLPEGHLAAVRDAFFRRGLRVDVDGRDATLGARIRQARLDRVPWTAVIGPREAAGGTVALRLRSGEQRPPAALASVADALGALVDQRSPDLWPG from the coding sequence GTGAGCGCACACCCTGCCAGCCCACCCGCCCCCGTCAGCCGTTCCGCACCCGGGGGTGCGGCCGAGCTGCCCGACCATCGCCGCATCGGCCGCCAGCTCGGCGTGTTCGCCACCGAGGAGTCCGTCGGCGCGGGGCTGCCGCTGTGGCTTCCCGCCGGCGCCGCGATCCGGTCAGCGCTCGAGGCGTTCGTGATCGAGCTGGAGCGGCGCCATGGCTATCGGCACGTCCACACCCCGGTCCTCGGCAAGCGCGAGCTGTACGAGCGCTCCGGCCACTGGGCGCACTACCGCGACGACATGTACCCACCGATGGGGGTCGGCGAGGAGCAGGTCGTCCTGCGCCCGATGACCTGTCCCCATCACGTGCTGGTGTTCCAGGCCGAGCGGCCGGCCCTTGACGAGCTGCCCTACCGCCTCGCCGAGCTCGCCCCGATGTTCCGGTACGAGCGCTCGGGCGTGGTGGGAGGGCTGTCCCGCACCCGGCAGATGACCCTGTCCGACGGCCACGTCTTCTGCACCCCCGAACAGATCCACGACGAGATCAGCGACATGCTGGCCATGGTGGGCGACGCCTATGACACCCTCCGCATACCGCGGCCACGGTTCCGGTTGTCGCTGCGCGACGACGGACCGAAGTTCGTGGACGACGACGAGCTCTGGGCTCGCAGCGAGGACGCCCTGCGAAGCGTCCTGCGAGCCCACGACGTGGACGTCGTCGAGGCGCCGGGCGAGGCGGCGTTCTACGGGCCGAAGATCGACCTGCAGGTCACCGACCCCCGGGGACGCGATGAGACCCTTTCCACCATCCAGGTCGACTTCCACCTCCCGGAGCGGTTCGACCTCGTGGCCCGGCGCGGCCCCGAACGCGTCCGACCCGTGATGATCCACCGGAGCATCGCCTCGACCATGGAGCGCATGGTCGCCCACCTGCTGGAGGTGCACGACGGCGCGCTTCCGCCGTGGCTGGCCCCGGTGCAGGTCCGAGTGCTGCCGATCCAACCGCTGCCCGAGGGCCACCTTGCCGCGGTCCGGGACGCGTTCTTCCGTCGAGGGCTGCGGGTGGACGTCGACGGGCGCGACGCGACCCTCGGTGCACGGATCCGCCAGGCCAGGCTGGACCGGGTGCCGTGGACCGCGGTGATCGGTCCCCGCGAGGCGGCTGGAGGGACCGTCGCGTTGCGCTTGCGGTCGGGTGAGCAACGCCCACCTGCGGCGTTGGCGTCCGTCGCCGATGCCCTCGGCGCACTCGTCGACCAGCGCTCCCCCGACCTGTGGCCGGGTTGA